The segment AGAGTATTTAAAGGTTATAAGTAAAGTAAATTAAGTTATAGTAATCCTTATGAAATAATATTTGTTAGAAGTTAATAGcgaaaagcaaaatatatatagaataattattagGGTTACCTTTACCAAAGTGTATCAAGAATGTTTATAATAACGATGAGAAAACTGAACTAACTTATCAAAAatggaattaaattaattattaagtaaacatAAACGTATAATAATACGCGTCCGTTACCTTTACAAATCTGCCTTAAAATGTGAATATGTCCAGTAAAATCACAGGTATCTGTGTGACTGGTCATATGTATGAACTGGCATGCCCATGTTTGAACTTCCAGACGCACAAACATAATTAATGGGATTTGGTAACGCTCCTAGATGCGGCCTTGTTACCTGCAGTATGtaagaggaaaaggagagagaggagaggagagagatgagtgagatgaggacgaggagagggagagggaggaggagatgagagaggagcTGAGTGAAGGTCGgggtgagatgagagagagaggagcaggaggagatGGGGGTGGCGGAATCGGATGATGGACGAACTGTCGAGAGCAAGCGATGGAGCCGGGAGGGACGAGAGGAGAGGCGAGAAGAGGAGAGCGAGAAGTGAGAGCttggagaggatagagagagagagagagagagagagagagagagagagagagatggggtgggggCGAGTGGGGtcacttttcaaaggtaacgACCGCGCCTACCTGGCGATAGTTGGTATATAAGAGGCATCATTCGCAGGACAAGTCACAGAGTTTCTAAGACGCTCGGGCAAACAAGATGCATTCTAAGGTACCTTGTCTTTATAAGTTCGTTTGTATCGTGCAAATAGTCTAAATAACACTTTATTTTGTTGGGTAATATAGAATAGGTATTCGGTTGAATATTTGATTAAATAATTGTTAAATTGTTTCAGGTCGTTCTCGTAGTTCTGGGCATGGCTGCCCTTGCCACAGTCTACGCTGCCCCTGGAGTGAGTATCCTTTCTCTTCTACTATTTTTGACACATTTTGAAAGTGAAAGGACATCCCAAGCTACCTTCCTTTAACCCTCTATCCTTTATAAAGTCCTAATCATAGGATTACTTTCTCTAATTACAGACATCCTCAGAGGAATCCTTCGAATCCAGCGAGGCCAAGTACAACTTCAACTGGGCCGTGAGAGACGAGTCCTCCGAGAACGACTTCGGACACCAGGAAGCCCGCGACGGAGACGACACCCAGGGATCCTACTACGTCCACCTCCCCGACGGCCGCCTCCAGAAGGTGTCCTACCACGTCGATGGTGATGACGGTTACGTGGCCGAAGTATCCTACGAAGGAGAGGCTCGCTTCCCCGACTCAGCCTCTTACGAGTCCAACGAATCTAAATAAGATGGGACCCTGTGATCCCCTTGCGGAACCTCCTGAACTTTCAATGCTAAACTATTTACGAAGAATGTTTATAAATAAGATTGGGACCCTGGAATCCCTGGAAACGTATCGAAATCCGACTCTAGGCTCCGACGATTTCAGAGACTTTCTCTGTTTGTGATATCTGGTCATTCTGAATTATTTATCAGTTATATTTATTCCCTTCagtgtaaataaatgtatttgaCTTAAAACTTATTTTAATCTTCCTTCTCGCTATTTTAAAGTGTTAATAGCTTAGCCCAGCTCCAAAATAATtgctaattatttttcattggttAATGATTCTGGAAAGAACTCAATAGATATAAATAGGATCCTTCATAGGACGGAAAAGAGTCCTTATATTAATCCCATCTGGTGTAACTAAGATATGAAGTGATttttaaaaacatggaagcaaaATTTTGtctaaaaagagaaataaataactaagtaagtaagtaagtaagtaagtaagtaagtaagtaagtaaataaatagatagataaataaataaataattaaataaataaataaataaatggggaATGATGGTATAAATTCATGCTAAAAATGGGAAAATCATAAAGAAAAggacgataaataaataaaaaataaataaataaataaataaattgggtaacaaaaatatgaatttatgctaaaaaacaaagaaacaaattgttaaagaaaaagacaaataaataaatatataaatagataaataaataaacaaatgtacaGATCTTTATGAGATGGCAGAATGTTTCACTTGAGCATCTATGAAGTATactgttaaaagcctttaagtagcGTCTAATCCTTGCAATGTCCATAAAAcaagatagataaaaataaaacggcAAAGAAACATGAATACCACATAATATACATTACTTCGGTCATGGTAGAACTGTTGCTCCTTATCTCACGTTAAAAGTGCGTAGTTTGTTATAtgcatttataataaaatatataaatttttaataatattaacagtAACAGAGGAAACAACACTTTAGTCATAGTCATTTACTTTCAGTAGTTCAGTTGCAAAAAAAACCAGTTCAGCGGTCTAATTAATTACAACTGATTTAAGTTTGGTTGACAGAAAGATTCTGATATGGGATAAAGTACACTTAACGTAATtttacacaatttatatatatatatatatatatatatatatatatatatatatatatatagtatatatatatatgtatatatgtagtataaatatatatagatatatgtatataaacatgatAAAATTACACATTCTTCTCCCGCCCTTGTTCTGAACCCCCCTCATCATACTATCTATCAAAATATATAGCAAACACCTTTCTTTTTATCTCTGCTAAAACTGAAAATACCTTTCATCATACAACATTCTAGTCTTacttgacaaacaaacaaaaaagttcaACACAATACATCCATAGTACATTCGACATCACATAGCTTACAAATCAAATTATTCTCAAACTATTTATACAAAATGTTTTCAGAATCAGTTGTAGATTCACAATTGACTCCCTTGTCTATATAATTACTGAAACTTACTATGTCCTGCTCAGTCAGTATACTACCAGACTTcttctcaaataaaataaacagagatGGTATGATTAGTTAACAATCGTCTAGTTTATCTCTCTTGTTGTAAAAATGGGCAGTTTTCCTCAAACAGATTCTACCCTAAGTAGCGATTGTGATACACTATTCAGTAGGATctagcttatattattattaacaccaAGGGACTTTCTGGTCAATAACTTTGAAATTCTCTGTAGCTACGTTAAATCCttctttttgtatatgttttctctTAGTTACTTTTCTGCCTTGCCTTTCAACAAATGTTTAAAACATTTCAAAGGGATATGACTGATTATGTCTTTGACTACGTCCCTCCAGTTCCATCTCTTTTCAGATAatcatttgttcatttactttcTTGCGCTTATTCATTTCCCTCCCATAACTCTTTCCCTCCCTTATTTTCTTGCTTACTTTCACCCAAAGTATTTCAGTACCATTCCCCTTCCTCTCAAGATACACTTGGTCAAATTCCGAACCTTTGgacttgtatatttatacattttcacaAGTTTTATGGACTCCTTGGCAAAGCAAAAGCTACCACATCCTTTTTCGTAAGTAGTTCAACCTCATTAGTTGTGTAAACCATGTGCAATTTCACAACCGTGGATTATTAGTTCAGTTTTGTTAGCAAAGTCACATCAGCTAATGACACTAAACGTATTTAACATTCTTAAGCAATAAAGTTGCAAAATTAAAGAATTTTCCAATAGGAGTTTTATCTAGAAACTACTATCATTAGAGAGCGTCTCTGATTTGCTTCGCTCCGCAGTTAACACGAATATGATCTGAAAATCATTAAACCCTTTGCATCACTCCTCAGATAAACACGAATATGATTTGAAAATCATTAAACCCAAAACTGAGGATAAAAACAACTCTAGATCTGCCCTTTCGAGTCAGTTACATCCCATAATTAATGATGCTTCTCTCGACATCTTTTGATACCCCAGACCTACATACGAGCGAGAGTACAAGTGATCTAAGAGGTATGTGGTTTGGCAAAAGCATTTTGAAATGTCCTGGAGAAACGCggattggaaaaaaatataaatcagatCTTGGAAAGGTGGTGACCTACTGCACCTAGCAActgagtatgatatatatagagcagCGTTCCAGGACAAGGCACAGAGTGACTGATTCATTCGAACGATCAACATGTATTCCAAGGTAGATTTGGGAGCATAGATTCTGGAGGAATATTTATTGTGAATTTGCTGTAAATTATATAACTCTTTCTTcgtataaatatttgtaataatcgTAAATAACTTTCATTTCAGGTACTTCTTCTCGCCCTTGCTTTGGCAACCATTGCTACAGCTTATGCTGCCCCAGGGGTaagtaaaaaaagtatttttttaaacaataatgaaatattcCGGGCAACATGCATTCTTAAAAATTGACTCTGtagtaaaatatatagttttaggGACAGTGAACaattcaaaattactttatattaccTATGAAAAGTTTCTCTAACAGTGAGAAATTACTCTACAGTTAAATATCAAAAGTTTGTTAACTCAATGTACCCAAAACTTTTAATATTTGAGTGTAAAGTAACTTTTCATTGTTTAGTGCACCCTAAAGTTTTCATATTaaactatataataatttttcatgGTCCAGTGGCGTACCCAAAATCTTTATATTGAACTATGGACtaatattttattgtttagtGTGCCTAAAACTTTATAGTCAAATATAAAAGTTATGAGTACACTACGAAccttaacaaacaaaatattttagaagTTTGTCAACAAATGATATTAAAACTTAAATACCTTGAATCATTTCTCACACCTCCAGGGATCCTCGGAGGAGAGGTCCTTCGAATCCTTCGAGTCCGGCGAGGCCAAGTACGACTTCAACTGGGCCGTGAGAGATGAGTCCTCCGAGAACGACTTCGGTCACCAGGAGGCCCGTGACGGAGACAACACCCAGGGATCCTACTACGTCCGCCTTCCCGACGGCCGCCTCCAGACCGTAAAGTACTTCGTCGAAGGAGACTCCGGATACGTGGCTGAGGTCAACTACGACGGAGAGGCTCGATTCCCTGACTCAGCATCTTACGAGTCTAACGAGTCTAAGTAAACATACTGGAGTATTACCTTAAAAATGACTTGTTTATTTAAACCGTGACATTATTTAATTCTATTTGGAGTGAtgtaaataaattgattaaaaattgcaAATATACCTTGTTATTCATTTGTAATACTTTGAACCTTCTTCTCAGATTTACTTGAGGCATGATAATCTGCAATTTATCACTTACTTTTCTTCCTTGTATTCTAAAAAAGATATCGGTAGGATTCGTTGGATACTGAAATTTTATCTAGTAATTTCGTGACTATTACGAGGCAAAGGGAAAGTTACTTACTCTAAACAGGCAGGTCTTTttcgaattaaaaaaaaggaaaatattatgcattatatatatatatatatataatatatatatatatatatatatatatatatatatatattatatatatatattatcgcatatatatatatatatatatatattatatatatatatgtaaatgcatatatataataatattatatatataattaatgcatataataatatatataatatatatatatatatatatatagtatatatatatagacatcagcAGTACCAATTAAGTCATTTCGAATTAGAGCAACTCATCAAAATGATTTAccagtgacctctctctctctctctctctctctctctctctctctctctctctctctctctctccatcgacttctaattcttattatttttttgtagatacttgacaacaaaaggaaaagtaaaatttaatatCGTGTCCAATAACTTTATCTTCTCGAAGGCTTCTAACATTTTCACAAGAGCAGCATTTTTTGAGTAAATCACTTACACGTAACTTATATGATTCCCTATTACAGAAGAATGCATTCTTTTCAGGGCATATAATAGTGTACTTCTTtcataaatatactttttattaggaCAAAGCCtgaatttaaaatatttctgttgataaaataaaaaaaatagaaagaaaccttcaactattttcttGCCATGCAACGTCTATTATTAGCTCGACAAATTACGTTCAAGGGACTGTTAGATGTTTACACTCCTTGGACACAGTGCAGTCAGAATAGCCAACCTACCCGGCTTAAGAAGCAGAAAAACCACAGTCATTTTACCTCCTGAGGTCTATTTACCAAGCTAAAAGAATTATATGAGTAATGTATAACATTTGTACTTTTCATCTGTCCTTAGAACCTCTTTACACTTCCCTATAATAACACGTTATTGCGTAGTCATGTTGGCAGTTCTGGGTGTGTACGTGGCAGCCGGTGGCGCTATGGTGGGCAAATGGATTTTTGGTGTAGGTGAAACCGATCGTCACTTACGATTAAAATCTCCTCATTGACATTATATTTTGCTGAAGCGTTTACAATTAACGAAACCTTATTCTAATACAATAACTACCGTAGTTATTCAAGTTAATTTCAGTCTTTAGTTTCCGAGATAATgagaattataataaatatctgAGACCCTTCTTCCCCCACATAGTAAAATGCTGTCGTCCATCCAATAGATGGCGTCAGCTCCTCTTTTTTGAGCAAAAATACATCGAATTTCCTTCCTGGGTATATAAGTTCAATAAttacttattttcttctagttttAATAACGTTTTATGAGCTACTGATGATGAATGATATCTGTAATGTATTTGTCCATTCAAGAATTAGAGCGTAAATAATTTGATACGAGATTGATATGATACAGTCGAATTTCAAGTTTACATTAATTAACCATTCTATTTCATGCAGAGATAATCATTCTGTTAATAACtgattatttacataaatattgacatatataGCATGATAATTCAGTTCAATATCCTATACATCTGGTCAGTCACCTGAAATCTCTTGATAAACTGAATATTGATATTTCCTAGACCAGTTAATGTAATTTTCAAATTTACCACACATTTCATTTCCTACAGagattattattctgttaataactgattatttcatatatttagcaTGATGGTTCAATCTGATATCCTATACATTTGCTGGGTCGCCTGCAGTCTCTTGATAAACTGAGTATTTAATGTATTTCCAAGACTAGCTAttgaaatgtttatatttatcggtcattttttgaaatgtttatatttatcagtcattatttctttttaccattaataatatattttaagaagCACCACAATATTAGTGAAGTAATGATTCCCTTTACAAAACCAGGCGAATGTATGTGCCAAATCGTCCTTTTTTTTCGTAAAAGTGTGGAATATTTGTTCAAATTTTTTACCAGCTCTGATCTGAGAAAGTTGTATGTTTACTAATAAATATGTTTTAGAAGGATCACACTATTATTTAGATGGTGATTACCTTTCACAATCTGGTGAACTTGGATACCGAATCGTCCCTTTTGTGTCAAAATGgcgaatatgcatttttgaaaaaaaaatattttgagttaTTTGCATAGTCGGTGAATTCGTCGATGACCTACTATTTCAGCTAAGTATGAAGTGTCTCTCCTTCACCATGCATCCTACATGGTGAGAGACACAggattttaatgtgtatatatagatatattcgacACTACCCAAAAATGGACTAAATATACTTGCATGAGTAGCATCTTGACATAAATCTGTACGATTGTGACATATGAACACATACATTTGAATGATACTCACACATTACATGTTATTGGAATGGATGGTCAAGAAAGCTTAAGAGAAAAACCGACTCTTCAATCttctttatttttgctttcaGAACTAAGCAAGGTTTAATACCCTTCAGTTTGCAAGGAGTTTTACTCTggctacaactctctctctctctctctctctctctctctctctctctctctctctctctctctttgctgttgacgtctcctgaattcatgTGTATCGATTTTATTCATAATTCCCTcatgtttatttatctatcacctctctctctctctctctctctctctctctctctctctctctctctctctcttttcaggctGATTTCGTGACTCCGTTCATAAGGATTTTCAGCAGaagatttaaaagagagagagagagagagagagagagagagagagagagagatttatggttattaaaacttgagagagagagagagagagagatgagagagagagagagagagagagagaaaagaggctcCAACAGATTGCAATACAGGAATATATTCTAATCAGCAAAATGCACTTCCAGGTTGCTCAAACTTTGCGAAGGGTGTAGCGACCGCGCCCTTGCCTCAGGTAAGGTCGTCACCAACGCCAGCATCCAGGTGCCAAGGTCGCCAGCCTTGACCTTCGCACTGAAGAGGACCATTGTGGCGTGCGCGCGTGCGCGCGGCAGGAGGTCACTTGTCAGGGAGGGTGGGCGGGGTATCGAAGAGAAAGATATAGTTGAGAAGAAATATTCTGCTAATCAGGTTTTGGGATCTGTGGCCGTGACATCTATctgaaaggaaggagaagaatgtgtttaatatagtatatatatatatatatatatatatatatatatatatactatatatatataagtatctatattttacgaatataaatttatacatatatatccatagatatatatatatatatatataagtatctatatttTGTTACggatataaatttatacatatatatatatatatatatatatatatatatatatatatatatatatatgtatatatacatacatacatatacatacatatatctatatgtatatatatagtatatatatatatatatatatatatatatatatatatatatatatgtatatatatgatatatatacatatatatatatatatatatatatatatatatatatatatatatatatatatatatatatatatattattaataatttcttgTATTGActtcaataaatatttgtttagaCTTCAATAAATTCTTGTATCGACTTCAATAAATTCTTGGATTGACTTCAATAAATTTTTGTAAGACTTCAATGAATTCTTGTATAGACTTCAATAAATTCTTGTAAGACTTCAATAAATTCTTAGAATGATTTCAATAAATTCTTGTATTGACTTCGATAAATATTTGTTTAGACTTCAATAAATTCTTGTATCGACGTCAATAAATGTTTGTAACGATTTCGTactgaattaaataaatttttgtatcaaCTTCATTAAATTCTTGTAAGACTTCAATAAATTCTTGGATTGACTTCAATAAATTCTTGGATTGActccaataaatttttttattgacttcAATATATCCTGTATTGacattaatataattattgtatTAACTTCaatattttcctgtactgttttcTTACTTTTACAACCTACAACCAAACGCTGGTACAACACCATCTCGTGACCTATCACTTTTATACCCCGTAAGGAAGCAACCCACGGAACACATGATAGCGCCCAAGCactcacacaaacgcacacatgcAGGCTAGAAAAAGCTGCCACGCCCAAGATATAAGCCACTAATGTAGTCTTCCCCAGATTATTCAGAGGAAAGGAGCGCACAGGTCTCGATTCACCCATAACCACTCAGGTTTATGTTTAGATATTTTGTGTTTGTGGAGGACTACTTTCAGATCTAACATTGTGTGATTTACCTTCTGCTCGCTTTTAGAGGACGAGTGGAGATTTTTCTGGCCTTTTGGTGtattattaagtttttttcttttcagagtgtggggaagggggggggagtggtAGGGGGTATGGTTTTTGGGGAGGGGATGGGGCTTGCTTTGACCGTCAGCAGTGTCAAATCGATCTTCTCTTTCCTGGTTGACTTAAGTAGAGTAACTCATGGAAATGATTTACCagtgaactttctctctctctctctctctctctctctctctctctctctctctgtttctgtatgtctctgtctgcctgtatctgtcattttctgcctctctctctctctctctctctctctctctctctctctttgcatgtgtctctctctacttctctctcatttctcttctctttctctgtctctgtctgtctgtttgtctgtctgtctgtctgtctctctgtttctgtctgtctctgtctgcctGTATCTATCattttctgcctctctctctctctctctctctctctctctctctcctctctctctctctctttgcatgtgtctctctcttcttctctctcactctctttctctctctctcgctctttgttTCTGTCTGTTCCTGTCTGCCTGTATCTATCATtttctgccctctctctctctctctctctctctctctctctctctctctctctctttgcatgtgTGTCTCTCTACTTTTCTCTCACTATCaatctctgcctctgtctctctgtctctctctttctgtctttttctAGCACAGTCATAGCAAACCTCTCGCCTTAGCTCTGCAAGAAGAAGCGCTGAATTGAAAACTGTTGCACTGTCATTGTCAACCGCTAGAAGGCATTTTACTGAATAAGAATAATGACTAGCATTTATCTCCAGTCTCACTGGAATTGAATCGTCTCGTCTTCAGATATAAACAGATAGAACTAAGTGGATTAATTTG is part of the Macrobrachium nipponense isolate FS-2020 chromosome 15, ASM1510439v2, whole genome shotgun sequence genome and harbors:
- the LOC135194861 gene encoding pro-resilin-like, translating into MYSKVLLLALALATIATAYAAPGGSSEERSFESFESGEAKYDFNWAVRDESSENDFGHQEARDGDNTQGSYYVRLPDGRLQTVKYFVEGDSGYVAEVNYDGEARFPDSASYESNESK
- the LOC135194865 gene encoding pro-resilin-like, yielding MHSKVVLVVLGMAALATVYAAPGTSSEESFESSEAKYNFNWAVRDESSENDFGHQEARDGDDTQGSYYVHLPDGRLQKVSYHVDGDDGYVAEVSYEGEARFPDSASYESNESK